Part of the Primulina huaijiensis isolate GDHJ02 chromosome 15, ASM1229523v2, whole genome shotgun sequence genome is shown below.
ttcAATTATAATCTCAAAAGTTTTTAAAGCCCTTTCAAATACACCCCCTGTAATAAATTCTCAATGCCATTTTATGGTGGTTTTCTATTAATATAGTTTAATATAGTTTCgctattttaaatatatagtaATAGCAACATGACCTTTTGGTAAACATTGTTGCAAAATTATTCCTAAAAAATATGCTTCACAAAATCTTAAgataaaaatttttgtgagacggtctaatggatcgtattttgtgagacggctctcttatttgggtcattcatgaaaaaatattactttttatgttaagaatattattttttattgtgaatatatgtagggttgacccgtctcacagataaagatttgtgagagcgtctatataaattaatattttaaaatattttatgctaaaTTCTATAGATAAAATTCATTTTCTAAACCAGATAACACGTGGACCAATCACATTCCACTAATAGATCTTCTCTCGACCCCCTGCTCTTCTCCACCACGAAATCAGCACTACTGTACCGACACTTGCCACGTGTCGGAACTTCCGTGACTCAAAATTCATTTATTCATTTTCCATTAAAATGTTTCCCCAAAAGATATTTGCAACCTGAACTCTGTGCTTTGCGAAGAATCGGATTTGGAGTTTGTACTGGTTATTATTCTAGTGAAGTTTCGTTTTCGGAGAATTTTTCGATTTGGCGATTTCCAGGTGAGTTTCGGGCGACCTTTTGTTCGCGAGTGGTTGAAGGTAAAAGTTTTAGCTCTTTTTTTGGTTTGTTGATTTGACAGGATTTCTTTGCTGTTCGGGGCTTTGGATGGTTTGAACAATCTTTTAGAACCTCCTGGATTTTTCCTCGGAAGAATCGAATATTGGGTTACTCGCTGATGATTTTTGTTTAGTCAAGTTTCCAGTTCTGGTGGATTTTTCGATTTTGCTGAGTTCTCTTGATTTCTCGGTGAGTTTTCcggatatttatttatttttttggcgGATCTCAGTAATATATACCATTTTTAACTATTATTGATTCATTGCTGTAACTACATTTTTACTCGTCTCGAACCTCCGGTAATAAGATCGATTCCATCTCCGAGTAAATTTTGTTTGATCGTTGAGAAATAAAAAATTGGGGAGATTTAAGCCTTATCGAGTTCTTTATACTTTTTATCGACTGATTCAAAATTCTGCTGTATTTCTAGCAACAAATTTTTCACCAATTCTTATCTTTCACTACTGCATAAAGCTAAAGTTGGCAAAACCTTTTACTGATAATTGAGTCTGACCTATATATTTTACCAATGATACGTGACAGAGAATTTCTCTTGTTCTTTTTCTTGAACGAAAAAACTTCCCCGGGGACAAGCCTCGGAAGAATGAATTAATTCGGTCTTATaatgattttgtatttttatcagCAAGTCTAATCCTATTCTAATTAGATGATATGGAAATTAATACAGCAGTAAAGTTGACTTTAATGATTAGCTTCGCAATTGTTCTGACTTATAGTTCAATTGTTTCTTCGATGGACAACAAAATGGAGGTGAAGGAAGGATTTAGTTTTGGTGcaggctaatattttcaaggaATGTCAGACTTGTGCATGTACGAGGTAGGTCTCCTCCTTGCCACGGTAGAGGAATGTCAGACTCGTCTATTACTTTATAGAGAggaacaaataaattaaacattataATTGTGTATATTGCATGTTCCAAGTATATTGATTTCTTACTCATTTTAATGAAGTATCCCTCACAGTTATTACAGCTAAAATTCTGTCACTGCTGCTACAGTTAGAAGATATAGATTGGGATGAGTTTTGCCCGAGTGAAGATCATATAGTACCCCACCCTGGTTCTAATAGGGTTGATGATCCTTCTGTTTTGGCTGAAAGCTGCCGAAAACCTCGGTTCAAAGGAAATTCTACATCTAATTGTGCTGGAGATCAATCTGCTCTTAGATGTGCTGGTCAGGGAAAAGAACAAGGGAAATTTTCAACTCTGAGTGATCCAAGAAACATGATCTTGGAGCAAGATTCATGGTCTCCCGCACCCAAGAGTGGATTTCCTACTATATCTGACAGCAATTCAGTAAAAGAAGTATCAAGCTTAGTTTCTGAGAATTCCAGTTTATCTGGcttcaaaaataataacacaGATTCCAATGGTAGTGAGATATGTGAGAATGATATCATTCTCAGTGATAAGATCGCTGAAGTTGATAAAAATTCGTTTAGTTATCCACTTGACGACATAACTCAAACAAGCGAAGATATTGATTTCTTCAAGAATGCCGAGGAAAAAGATCCCAGTGATTTCTTATATTATGGTTGGCCAGAAATAGGAAACTTCGAGGATGTTGACAGTATGTTTAGGTGAGTTAtgaattatctttttttaaGTTGGACGGAGTGTCATAACTATCATTCTGAACAAAACCGCCGTGTCTTTCAGAAGTTGTGATTCCACATTTGGAGTTGTGTCCAGTAAAGAAGATGAGTTGCGTTGGTTATCATTGGCAGATGATATTGGAATGCCTGGAGATATGCTAAAGTCAGATTTTAAGTTTCCAAGTCCCGAGTCAAATGCAGTCGAAGAGATTTCAAAAAATGGTTATTCCTTGAAGAGGTACTCTCGTGACGATTCTGCCATGGCTAGCTCATCGGTAAGGTTCAAAGAGAGTTCAATGCCCACAGAGAAATCTGATTCTTACATGTCTTCTGTGAATGGATCTGCAATAACTGATAGCAAAGATGGGCTAATCAGCAAAGAACGGGTAAgcacacatatatattaaattactaTTCTTTTCTTGAATCAATATACAccacttttaaatttttacagGGAATGGGAATCAAGGGTAAAATTCAGGCAAAAAATTCAGCCGGCAGCCATGCCAAAACTGGAATTGGTGGAATGGTAAGTGAAATAGATTATGGTTTTAATCTCTACTGTGAAATCTTCCCTTGAATGATGAAAGagctatttaataaaaatcatgtaagTTGGGCCTCTGTATAGTTTTGCGTTCTATTTAAACTTGTTGAAGTTGGAAGAAGGTAAACAGCTAGTCAGAGTTTGCTACACATGATGATAACTAcattatttgtattttatatgTTCTACAGATTAAGGAGCACAAGAAACAGTCAAAGCTCCCGCTCCCCATCCAGTTGgagggaaaaagaaaaaaacattattttggaACTTGTAGTTTCAATTACATTAGTGACCGGTCAAATTCTGGGGCTATTACTCATCCACTTTTCCCTTCTGTTTATAATCAACAGCAAGACCAAACTGTGGGTCCACATTTCTGTAATTATTTGCAGAACACTGATTTTGTTCATTCAGACAGCAGCCATTTGTCCGATCAAATTTCTGTTGAGCCAACACCATTCTTTATAAAATCCGAAATGGACTTGACATATCCTTCGCCAAGGGAATCAGCCCATGCTTCCAATCAGTTGCAAACATTGGAGGGTTTCCATCCTTTATTTCACGTGTCTGCCACTGAAGGGGGTGAAACTAAAGAAAAACTACATAATCTTCAAGGTAGTTGATCTTTCATCTAGACTTTAAAATTGCATGTCTTGCTGATTCTGACTCGATAGAATTTTTTACCTTTATTGAGTCAAGTTTGAGAATCATAATCAAGTTGAGGAGTCAGCTAGTAATTCCTGCAGGATTGGATTCATCAAATGTGAATGAAATCTCGATTAGGAGTTTCGGTTTGGATGATATTTCACTTGAAGCTGCTATTTTGCGCCAGCTTCAGCTTGTAATGGAACAGGTATTAACTCACCTTTTGATGTTGGGCTTGAGGACTTACAAAGAACGTGCCACTCTTATTCCAGCTTTTTTATTGAGTGAAAAAGTATTTCATCTACAAAGATAGACGTGCATTACATTTTTAAGTCGTATTCCTTTAAGTGAAACTTGTCTTTGAGTCCATATATTCTTTATTTCCTTCTAACCTTTCATTTAGCTCCCATAGATTTTGATCATATACTCTACCCAATTAATTTTATTGTGGGGAGGGCCTGTATGGCATTTACCTTTAAGATGCCTACGGATATTCGGCAGATATAATTGCACAACTGATTATGAGCTGCATTGGATTCTAGTCATTTATGCGTCCTTACATCCTTAATTTTCATGAAGGCACAGTTTAAAATAGCTTGAGCAGTTCCCGTCTTATAAACACAGGACTGGGTTTTACATTCGAGCTCATTTTCTCATACTTCCTTGGCTCTACAACCAtaaagtaaaatttttatttcctCGCCATATACATCTCTCTTATGCATCCCCCAGTAGCTCAGGAGTCTTTGGAGAAATAGCCTGTGCTAACGCGTTTATTCCGGCATATACATATTTGTATCATTTGCTAGTAAT
Proteins encoded:
- the LOC140958935 gene encoding protein LNK1 isoform X2, translated to MSDLCMYELEDIDWDEFCPSEDHIVPHPGSNRVDDPSVLAESCRKPRFKGNSTSNCAGDQSALRCAGQGKEQGKFSTLSDPRNMILEQDSWSPAPKSGFPTISDSNSVKEVSSLVSENSSLSGFKNNNTDSNGSEICENDIILSDKIAEVDKNSFSYPLDDITQTSEDIDFFKNAEEKDPSDFLYYGWPEIGNFEDVDSMFRSCDSTFGVVSSKEDELRWLSLADDIGMPGDMLKSDFKFPSPESNAVEEISKNGYSLKRYSRDDSAMASSSVRFKESSMPTEKSDSYMSSVNGSAITDSKDGLISKERGMGIKGKIQAKNSAGSHAKTGIGGMIKEHKKQSKLPLPIQLEGKRKKHYFGTCSFNYISDRSNSGAITHPLFPSVYNQQQDQTVGPHFCNYLQNTDFVHSDSSHLSDQISVEPTPFFIKSEMDLTYPSPRESAHASNQLQTLEGFHPLFHVSATEGGETKEKLHNLQGLDSSNVNEISIRSFGLDDISLEAAILRQLQLVMEQLDLRTKLCIRDSLYRLARSAEQRHDHTNQNGGCGDGRDASGTSIDDGTKCARFMDIETDTNPLDRSIAHLLFHRPSDTSAVPAVDSSPFKLPRMVHGSITSQPAMVDNLVVQEETSAKTKNQGFEC
- the LOC140958935 gene encoding protein LNK1 isoform X1, with amino-acid sequence MSDLCMYELEDIDWDEFCPSEDHIVPHPGSNRVDDPSVLAESCRKPRFKGNSTSNCAGDQSALRCAGQGKEQGKFSTLSDPRNMILEQDSWSPAPKSGFPTISDSNSVKEVSSLVSENSSLSGFKNNNTDSNGSEICENDIILSDKIAEVDKNSFSYPLDDITQTSEDIDFFKNAEEKDPSDFLYYGWPEIGNFEDVDSMFRSCDSTFGVVSSKEDELRWLSLADDIGMPGDMLKSDFKFPSPESNAVEEISKNGYSLKRYSRDDSAMASSSVRFKESSMPTEKSDSYMSSVNGSAITDSKDGLISKERGMGIKGKIQAKNSAGSHAKTGIGGMIKEHKKQSKLPLPIQLEGKRKKHYFGTCSFNYISDRSNSGAITHPLFPSVYNQQQDQTVGPHFCNYLQNTDFVHSDSSHLSDQISVEPTPFFIKSEMDLTYPSPRESAHASNQLQTLEGFHPLFHVSATEGGETKEKLHNLQVIPAGLDSSNVNEISIRSFGLDDISLEAAILRQLQLVMEQLDLRTKLCIRDSLYRLARSAEQRHDHTNQNGGCGDGRDASGTSIDDGTKCARFMDIETDTNPLDRSIAHLLFHRPSDTSAVPAVDSSPFKLPRMVHGSITSQPAMVDNLVVQEETSAKTKNQGFEC
- the LOC140958935 gene encoding protein LNK1 isoform X3, giving the protein MILEQDSWSPAPKSGFPTISDSNSVKEVSSLVSENSSLSGFKNNNTDSNGSEICENDIILSDKIAEVDKNSFSYPLDDITQTSEDIDFFKNAEEKDPSDFLYYGWPEIGNFEDVDSMFRSCDSTFGVVSSKEDELRWLSLADDIGMPGDMLKSDFKFPSPESNAVEEISKNGYSLKRYSRDDSAMASSSVRFKESSMPTEKSDSYMSSVNGSAITDSKDGLISKERGMGIKGKIQAKNSAGSHAKTGIGGMIKEHKKQSKLPLPIQLEGKRKKHYFGTCSFNYISDRSNSGAITHPLFPSVYNQQQDQTVGPHFCNYLQNTDFVHSDSSHLSDQISVEPTPFFIKSEMDLTYPSPRESAHASNQLQTLEGFHPLFHVSATEGGETKEKLHNLQVIPAGLDSSNVNEISIRSFGLDDISLEAAILRQLQLVMEQLDLRTKLCIRDSLYRLARSAEQRHDHTNQNGGCGDGRDASGTSIDDGTKCARFMDIETDTNPLDRSIAHLLFHRPSDTSAVPAVDSSPFKLPRMVHGSITSQPAMVDNLVVQEETSAKTKNQGFEC